The DNA window ATCTATAGAGATGTTAGTATGCctttgaaaaacaattattctTATTCCCATTATATTTGCTAATGGAAATTTGATTTGTAATTTGTGTAATTTATGATTATGCTTGAATGTGGGAAGAAGAGTAAAAatgtaatagaaaaaaatatcatcattATCCCTTCTCCTGTTCGACAGTTAGAGGTCAAAGGGCAGCCTTAATGTTACATAGTAAGTGATGAAAAGTCCTAATATTGTAAGACTACCCACAGCAGGGtgttaaattttttcatttaacacccTGCCACGTCAGCTTAACACCTCTTTTAACACCCACTTTTTAACATGTCATACAGCAGCGTGTTATTCAaagtatcaaaattactttttcactttctctcacttccacatcatttaaacatatacataatttcattttttttaaccacaaacaatattattcatcacttgataaatcaaacatacaaatattatttaaaacgaagaagaaaacaaacactctaaacaaggatgaaagagtttgaagattttaaaagaaaggtgatacaaacaaggatgataatatggtagaaaatttctgaaattttttggtgtccaaatgatacaaaccaagtctctatttatagatcgtgaaaaataaaaaatattgatataattttttttttttttttattgatcaatcattattaaaatgtatttttaaaataagaaaagtaaaatcaaaagCCTGCCACATGGCAGGATCTCATTGGCCAAACAAAATTTGACACCCGTGTCAAATTTTGACACCCAAAATTTGACACCCAAAATTGCTCCCCTGCTGCCTCCCACCCTCCTCTTTTGACACCCAAATAACCCCTCAAATACTCCCCTGCTGCGGCTGGTCTAATGGATGAAAAGTCATATTCTTGTATAGGATATGATTGGATACAAACAAATATTAGGAATTAGAGTAGGTGAGTTTGAAGAAAACTTAGAGtaggtttaaaaaaaagaaaaaattataaataaagatatgagttttctctttcttttttaaataaaaaatagataagtaataaattgaaaaaaaatatatttaaaaaattagagtaatttcacaattttaacataaaaagaaaattttatatttgtttgggaTGAGCAAAAACCGACCTGAAATCCCTCCCAAATACATACCATTATATATTAACATgtatagatatattatttacatttaaacaGGGCGGAaacaggaaaaaaaaattacctggggctgacttCAACTTGCATatcaaatttaactttttatgcttcgctttttcttaataaaatttccacgattattagaagatggagactcgtcatgccctctcaatgcacacacTTGCAAAGTGAGCTaccgagtgctttcaatagttgttgtaagccgtaatctgttattttatttttaatctgaAAACTTTGCAtttagtactttgtcaatatgacaaggatattcattagattatcaagatattcaactgccctattgtgtggtgaaatattacatcatatatgcataacaaaagagcatttatccccatcattaaatcgctttcaatatttgaattcatttattgtaaatgtaggtttttgggttgcttatgttcaaacaagaaacatgggaaaaaaaaagcagcatctttcaaaggagagtattctaaccaagtaaatttcttaaaccaatgactttggaaccgtcgattttgatttccaaatttggtcggcgggtactcatccttaataggttgatatgaccccatcttgatataaactcgtctaatttcatccttttgattaaaatgatatttccaTATATCAGCATCAATTGATTTGTTAGGTTTTTGAGCAgaaatatcaaattctttatttaaataccgaatcaaaccaatgtaactattttaacttgtttattaatattaatttatattttcttataaatttttgaaatggtttaaattaaaaaatataaaacactagtCAACTCATCAACTAATCTCATTTTCACAGTTTAGTTACATAGCCAACTGAACTAAGAGTCACATGtcaatacatatataaaatattttattttaatattttaatttaggtgagCCTAGAGGCTAGAACCCACCCTAACTCATGCCCATGCGTGGCTATGTCCCTgcattcaaatatatattaattaactttataattttttaaaaaaaatatacacatatattaacttaatttgtacatatttgtttaataaaaaatgtgtttaaattaattaatttaaaatatattattaaatgtatAATGTAGGATATTCAAATGATTATTTAACAACCTAATATTTGTTAAATCTAGTCAACGTATATAGAATTTAGATagagtaaatttaaatttattcaatatatatatatatatatatatatatatatatatatatatatatatatatatatatatatatatatatatatattttgaaattgaaaaagGTTCACATTAATcttatatttcatttccttttattatatatatatatatatatatatatatatatatatatatatatatatatatatatatatatatatatatatatatatatatatatatatatatatatatatatatatatatatattattttgaaattgaaaaagTTTCAcactattaatattatatttcatttccttttattttagGGTAATTTAGTAGATTTGGTGGAGATTTTATATAGCTGAAAATGATTTCAGGAAACCTGCTTAAAAAGTCAAGTAATCAATTATGACTTTGAACTAGGGCCTatctaacttttatttttatttttgggttttaACAATGGAAGTGAGACCATAATTAGGGAATTGTGAAATTCCTTTTAAAAtacatgtttatttaaaaaataataataataaaataatgcaCTGTTGGCCATTGTTTATAATCTCgttaataaatcaaatcaagCAGAAATGAACAACAAAGAATGTggaaacttaaattaaaaattaaaataacaagaCATTGCAATCATCTTCTTAGGTTGTCTAATAGGTTGTCCCACGTCTATAAAGAAATGGAACGTTTGTTTAATGAATATGCAAGAGTCAAcaataaattacttttttttaagatgTAAGTTGTAACTcatttcaaaccattttttattACTAGTTCCACCAAAActttcaaaacatttacaaatcaTACTTTCCTTTATCATATAAGGGGCAATTCAGGTCGAATTTGAATTAACGTGTTAGATTGACAAATTAACAAGTTAAGTAATATTAACATTAACCTAACTTGTTTAACAATTTTGGTCAAATTTTCTAACATAAACTTAACatgtttatttgtaattgatgTATCCGACTCGATTAACTCCACTAAACTCAAACTAATTTAAcctgatttaattaatattacatttctatttgagattaaaatgacatcaaatattttttaatgaaactaAATCATAGATACACTTATGAAAACcctacaaaagaaaataagttaataatagaaaataaaaaacaagaatCTAAccaaagaaaattataaacgAATTACATATTACTTTGAGGTCGATTCAACTTTGACCGGTTTACCTGATTTCGCCCAAACCCAAGAATACATAATCCTAACTTAATTTTTTCGTTTTCAGTTCGAAATGTATTCTTGTGTCGCGTCAGAATTTGCTGATCCTAATCATAAGTCGTTACCTCATAATATTTAGGACACTTCAAAAGAAGTCTAAAAAAGAAGCCATATAAGACAGGGTCCCTTCCTTGTAGCCCAAACACAAGTGCAGCTTctagttttcttttttttcccttatttatctcatatttaggtcttgtttgattcAGCATTTTAACGTTGTGTTTGGGCGTTTGCGTAATAAGCTGCTATAGTAACTTTGTGTAATAAGCTCactcaaaaaattataattaaacacatttttgcgtttaaactcaattttctctttatCTCCCTCATCAGCGTTCAAACTTATAATCTCAacgtttttctctctcatcatttttaaatatttttttattaattctctctcatctatttcattcatttttaatattttattcaccctctctcatctatttcattcatttttaatattttattcaccctctctcatctatttaatctatttctaatcattttattcattctctcatatatttcatttatttttaatatttttatatatttacataaaaatattataataataaaatatacatttaaataaatttttatttattatttataatatatattttaatatacaaaataattaaacaaaatatgaatataaatacattttaatttttttaatttataaatacaattttaaaaatcaaactagtcttaattaattatttaagaagaCATATTCTAATCACCCTAAATGAATGATATATAAAGAgggtgagagagaaaaaaataaattaacaattacaAAATTGGGTAAGAGAgggtgaaaataaatataataataataaattatttttctttaaataaatcatctaaatatttttaaaaaaattgaaaatggaaATAGAAATGGAAAGGaagataaaataatgttttttaaataaaagagaaaagacggaaaattttaaaatattattaaatattttatttatatttttataatatatatatatatatatatatattgaatatatttaaaattatatatttataaattttaatatattcatctcatttattttaaaatatattattttttaatttaaataatttttaatatttaaaattatatattaacaaaattaatatattaatataatttattttcaaataaattattctttcatttaaatcatttattaatatttaaaattaaattaataaatatatataacattatatatatataatattaattattaaataatattataaatataaaaaataaataaactggacgtataagctgaatcaaataTACCCAAGCTTAACGATTAAATAAACTGAGATCGTATCAAACGTACATACGAATAAGCTGGCGTCAATAAACTAAGAATAAGCTTGAATAAGCTGGCGTCAATAAACTAAGAATAGgctgaatcaaactagcccaTAGATGCtattaattaactaatgatTCAATGTAGTAATTAACTAATGATTCTTTATTTGATTTGAGTGGTCAGACAGACAGACATATATGATCTTTAGTTATTATTCTAGGATCATTTGAAATATTTCAAGATTCCATTAATTTGAGTCAGATACATTTGtacaaatcaattaaaaatattccaAAGCAATAATTTGTGTGGTATGAAAAAACGTACAACTGTCCACGAGCAACAGGTGAAGGAAAACATGATACACCTAATTTGGGTTGACagataaagaataaataaaggaaaaaagatGCTACATTTAATAATGCTCCCCAAAAATGGATtttgaagaaagaaagaaagatgcTAAAACTTATATACCAATTTTTGGAATCCACATCAATGGTGACAACCCCTCACCTTCTCCTCCTCAATAGAGTCGTCAaataaattatgagatgaaGAATTTCAAAAATACCCCTCAACTTTTGTGAAATAAACTTGTACCTTCGTAGTGTATATCgtaaaaaaaatactcataaaCTTTTACTAAATATTCACtcttattatttacaaatagaaaatttatagttaacttatttaaaaagcACATATGTAACTCTCCTATATCAAATCTAGTTAGAAAGAAATGCAAAAATCTTATTAAGGAATCTTATTAGGAGTTTAAATGGATAAAAGAACAAATTTGACGATATTCGAATCGATGTGCACGACATCACTCGCACTTGGATAACAAGAATAACGCGATATTGTTAAATTCACTTTATACATTATTCATAACAtcacgattaattatttaattgtgtttgaaAACTTTGAATATGTCGAGAGACGAATTTTTGTTATGTCCAACAAAaagacatttttattaaaagccTATAAATCAcccctacaaaaaaaaataataataaataattataataatcaaatttaagacttttaatattttaatcaaaactcATTTAACTTAactttcttaataattttaaagataaagattgttttataaataatttaatattaagaatgaagatgacattttcacataaaataaagaccaaatttaaataattaatgagttattctgaataatcttattattttagattgtgaaaaaatagattatttagataaaaaaaacttaaaagtataattttttttttttttaaattatcatatttttatatattaattaataatttaaataatgtaattgaTGGAATAATAGATGAGATAATTAGTTATTTaggattttgtttttcaaataacccaaaggGCCAAAACAAACAAGGTGGGtacaaatttgaataaatattcaCTAAGTGAGTATAAGTGAATATATTTCAGAAATATATGATAGATTTGGTATTTCTCCCTAATAAAAAAGGGGGtatgatttgatttattttctgAGATCTGAATTTGGCCCTTTTCGTCTTGTAAGTTGGAGGCAAGTAAGACCAGATAAGAGCTGCTGCCATGGACGTTGTTAGTCAGTTGCAGAGACAGTTTGTTGATTACGCGACTTCTCTATATCGTGAGGTGAGTAAAAGATTGAATATTTTCTTGTATCTTTCGAGGGTTTCgatttgattttgttgattgGGTTTTTATTGACAAAGGGTTTGATTtcgtttttttgaaaaaagggGTTCTTGGACGATCAATTCTCACAGCTTCAGAAATTGCAAGATGAGAGCAACCCAGATTTTGTTGTTGAAGTAGTTTCGCTCTTCTTTGAAGATTCAGAGAAGCTTCTTAGTAACATGGCTATTGCTTTGTGAGGATTACTTCAAtaaattgtttgtttgttacTCTTATAATgagattataatatattgattgaTGGGTTTTGCAGAGAACAACCAATGGTGGATTATAAACAGATTGATGCTCATGTTCATCAGTTCAAGGGCAGCAGTTCAAGGTCTTGATATGATTAAagctattattttttttttttgttacatatAGGGTTGAAGGTTCTAAGTAAAGTCTGATTTTTTGTTTGAACAGCATAGGTGCCAAAAGGGTTAAAAATGTGTGTGTTGCATTTAGAAATGTTTGTGAAGAGAAGAATATTGAAGGGTGAGTTAACTCAATACTCATTCATCTTATATGAGTTCTTCCTAAAGACTAGAATATATGAAGAACATTAGATTGATTTGTGCAGGTGTGTTAATTGTCTGCAGCAATTGAAAAGTGAATATAATCTTGTGAAAAACAAGCTTCAAAATCTTTTCCGGGTGCGAATTGTTGTTTGCGTATCAACTTTGATaggttataaatttataatcatcTGATTTGTTGTTTTGCTTGTTTTTATTAGCTGGAGCAACAGATCTTGTCTGTTGGCGGATCTATTCCTGTGATGGcatagaagaagaaataatgTTAATTTCAGCTTTTGATTCTTCAACTGTTGATGTTTGCTCAATGTTGCTGCTCTTAGATGGAAAGTTATAGATTGTGGTAGATTATGGCCAGTTCTTGTTGTAAAAGACTTGAATCTTGtgtgaaaaaaatgatatatcttCTTGTGGTTGTTTGATGAATGGTGAGAGTTCAAACTAATTATTGGTGATATTCTGCTTCAAATGGTTTTGATTTATCATTGGCTTCAGTCTAAGATTCTTCCATGTTTCGGTTTTTAACTATTTCTTAACATCGTttttatgtttcaaattttcatGACCTTCACCAGGATTCGTGTTTTGTCTATCTAGCTTTGGCAACTTATTCTGATTGATTGGGTTGAATGCCAGGATGACTGTCAactatttattgtatttttcttGATCACAAATGAGCAATCTTATCTCTAGAAACTTCTCAGAGGCAATGGTCTAATGCTTAATCTGAATATCATGTTCATGTTCACTCTGCCTTAGTCTCTTTTGAGTTAACTTCTCATTCTTACAACACTGTCTATACTCTGATTCCAATTGTCTTTGTGACATGTTTACAATTTGTTCC is part of the Impatiens glandulifera chromosome 1, dImpGla2.1, whole genome shotgun sequence genome and encodes:
- the LOC124915993 gene encoding histidine-containing phosphotransfer protein 5-like, with the translated sequence MDVVSQLQRQFVDYATSLYREGFLDDQFSQLQKLQDESNPDFVVEVVSLFFEDSEKLLSNMAIALEQPMVDYKQIDAHVHQFKGSSSSIGAKRVKNVCVAFRNVCEEKNIEGCVNCLQQLKSEYNLVKNKLQNLFRLEQQILSVGGSIPVMA